The genomic interval GCTTCACCCTCGCTGGTGGCCGCCACGCCGATGGCCCAGGGCCCGCCGGGCGCCAGCGCCTCGATCACGGCGCGGAGCACGTGCGGAACCCCCAGCCCGTAGGCGTCGGCCTTGAGCATGGGAACCAGGGCCGAGCCCGGCGCGGCGCGCTGCACGCGGCGCAGGTTGGCCCTCAGCGCGCCCAGGTCCACCTCGACCCAGGCTCTCGAAACCGCGGTTGACGGATCGGACACGAAACCGGTATTCTAGGCCGCCTGTGAGCCCGTCGCAAGCCGAAAACCCGCCCCTGCCGCCCCCCGGCGGCACCTTCGACCGCGCGCTGGCGCTGGCCGCCTTTCTCCGCGCGCGCTGCCCGTGGGACGCGGCGCAGACCCCCGCGTCCCTGCAGCCCTACCTCGTCGAGGAGGCGCACGAGGCGGCGCGGGCCATCGCCGCGGGCAACGCGGAGGCGGTGCGGGACGAGCTGGGCGACCTGCTGCTGAACGTGGCCTTCCAGGTCGTGATGGCCGAGGAGGA from Longimicrobium sp. carries:
- a CDS encoding alanine racemase; protein product: MSDPSTAVSRAWVEVDLGALRANLRRVQRAAPGSALVPMLKADAYGLGVPHVLRAVIEALAPGGPWAIGVAATSEGEA